Sequence from the Agrococcus sp. SL85 genome:
CGAGGTCGTCGAGCGTCAGCGTCAGCACGGGGCGGCCGTGCTCGGCGAGCACGCTCGCGTCGCCCGAGGCCTGCGCGCGGATGAGCTGGCCGAACGTGAACGGACGACCGGGGATCTCGAGCTCCTCGTGCGGGCGGCCCAGCAGCTGCAGGAAGACGCCGTTCGGCGTGCCGCCCTTGTGGTACTGCCCGGTCGAGTGCAGGAAGCGCGGCCCCCAGCCGAACGTGACCGGTCGGCCCGTGCGCGCCGCGAGGGCGGCGCGGAGCCGCTCGAAGCGCGGCTGGCCGATGCGGTCGAGGTAGGCGTGCACGGCCACGTAGCCGTCGTCGCCGAGCGCCGCGAGGAGCGCGTCGAGCGAGGCCTCCACGGTCGCCTTCGCGACCTCGGCGGTGCCGCGCACCTCGATCGAGCCGTCGACGGCCTCGGGCGCCGCCTCGGGCGCGAGGTCGTCGAGGAGGCCGCGGGCGGCGACCTTCGCCGACTCCACGTCGGGCTGGTCGAAGGGGTTGATGCCGAGCAGGCGCCCCGCGACTGCCGTCGCGAACTCCCACACGAGCAGCTGCGCACCGAGGGTGCCGGTGACCTCGACCTCGCCGGGCGCGACCTCGCGGGCGTCGCGCGGCGAGCCGACGAGGCGCACGACCTGCACGTCGGCGGCGCCGGAGCGCAGCTCGGGGGCGTCCTTCTCGAGCACGACGGGCAGGATGCCCACGCCGTCCTTGCCCGTCGACTCCGCGATGAGCTGCTCGGCCCAGTCGCCGAGGCCCAGGATGTGGGTGCCGTCGGTGACGATGCCGAGCTTGTCGCGGAGCGGCATCGTGCCCGCGATGACCGCGGCCAGCCGGAGGCCCGGGTTGTCGTCCGCGTCCTCGCTGATCTCAGGCAGCGCCGCGATCGCCTCGTCGAGCAGCTCCGCGACGTCGACGCCCGCGAGGGCCGAGGGCACGATGCCGAAGGCGGTGAGCGCCGAGTAGCGGCCGCCGACGTCCGGGTCGGCGTTGAAGACGCGGTAGCCGGCCGCGCGGGCGTCCGCGTCGAGCGGGGAGCCGGGGTCGGTGACCACGACGATGCGCTCGGCCGGGTCGATGCCGGCCTCGCGGTACGCGGCCTCGAAGGCGCGGCGCTGGCTGTCGGTCTCGAGCGTCGAGCCCGACTTCGACGAGACGACGAGCGCCGTCGAGGCCAGGTGGTCCTTGAGCGCGCGGCGCACCTGGCCGGGCTCCGTCGAGTCGAGCACCGTGAGGCTCACGCCCTCGGTGCGCGTGATGACCTCGGGCGCGAGCGACGAGCCGCCCATGCCGGCGAGCGCGATGCGGTCGACGCCCCGGGCGCGGAGCTCCTTGCGGAGCGCCTCGAGCTCGGGCAGCAGCTCGCGGGTGACCGAGGCCGCCTCGACCCACCCCAGGCGGATCGACGCCTCGGGCTCGGCCGCCTCGCCCCAGAGCGTGGCGTCGCCCGAGACGATGCGGCCCGCGACGCCGTCGGCCACGAGCTGCGGCACGACGCGGTCGATGGCCTCCTGCGCGGGGCCGTCCGCGTGCAGCGTGAAGGTCATCGCGCCACCGCCGCATCCAGCTGGCCCTGCACCGTCTGCACGAGCTCGGCCCACGAGGCGTCGAACTTCTCGAGCCCCTCGTCCTCGAGCACGCGCACGACCTCGGCGTACGGGACGCCGACGGCCTCGAGCGCGTCGAGCACGCCCTCGGCCTCGTCGATCGCGCCGGAGACCGCGTCGCCGCGGATCTCGCCGTGGTCGGCGACCGCCTCGAGCGTCTTCTCGGGCATCGTGTTGACCGTCTGCGGCGCCACGAGCTCCGTCACGTAGAGCGTGTCGGGAAGCGACGGATCCTTGACGCCCGTCGACGCCCACAGCGGCCGCTGCGTGTTGGCCCCGGCCTCGAGGAGCGTCTGCGCACGCTCGGAGCCGAAGGCCTCCTGCCAGACGCGGTAGGCGAGGCGCGCGTTCGCGACCCCCGCCTTCG
This genomic interval carries:
- a CDS encoding glucose-6-phosphate isomerase, whose protein sequence is MTFTLHADGPAQEAIDRVVPQLVADGVAGRIVSGDATLWGEAAEPEASIRLGWVEAASVTRELLPELEALRKELRARGVDRIALAGMGGSSLAPEVITRTEGVSLTVLDSTEPGQVRRALKDHLASTALVVSSKSGSTLETDSQRRAFEAAYREAGIDPAERIVVVTDPGSPLDADARAAGYRVFNADPDVGGRYSALTAFGIVPSALAGVDVAELLDEAIAALPEISEDADDNPGLRLAAVIAGTMPLRDKLGIVTDGTHILGLGDWAEQLIAESTGKDGVGILPVVLEKDAPELRSGAADVQVVRLVGSPRDAREVAPGEVEVTGTLGAQLLVWEFATAVAGRLLGINPFDQPDVESAKVAARGLLDDLAPEAAPEAVDGSIEVRGTAEVAKATVEASLDALLAALGDDGYVAVHAYLDRIGQPRFERLRAALAARTGRPVTFGWGPRFLHSTGQYHKGGTPNGVFLQLLGRPHEELEIPGRPFTFGQLIRAQASGDASVLAEHGRPVLTLTLDDLDEGLDRLLALAAR